The following are encoded together in the Trichocoleus sp. FACHB-46 genome:
- a CDS encoding valine--tRNA ligase, producing the protein MTATIPTLASQYDPSTTESKWQTAWEQNQVFKADPNHGGEPYCVVIPPPNVTGSLHMGHAFESSLIDTLVRYHRMLGRNTLWLPGTDHASIAVQTILDKQLKAEGKTRYDLGREQFLERAWQWKAESGGTIVNQLRRLGVSVDWSRERFTMDEGLSRAVLTAFVQLYEEGLIYRGQYLVNWCPATQSAVSDLEVEPQEVNGHLWHFRYPLSDGSGYVEVATTRPETMLGDTAVAVNPNDDRYKHLIGKTLALPIMNREIPIIGDEYVDATFGTGCVKVTPAHDPNDFEMGKRHNLPFINIMNKDGSMNENAGPFQGQDRFVARKNVIARLEELEVLVKIEDYKHSVPYSDRGKVPVEPLLSTQWFVKIKPMSERALEFLNQKQEPVFVPDRWTKVYRDWLVSLRDWCISRQLWWGHQIPAWYAVSETNGEIMDNTPFVVAHSEAEAREKAIAKFGADVQLAQDPDVLDTWFSSGLWPFSTLGWPEQTADLQRYYPTTTLVTGFDIIFFWVARMTMMAGHFTGQMPFETVYIHGLVRDENNKKMSKSANNGIDPLLLINKYGTDALRYTLIREVVGAGQDIRLEYNRKTDESASVEASRNFTNKLWNASRFVMMNLEGQTPQQLGVPSENLELSDRWILSRFYQVVQQTRNDIDNFGLGEAAKGLYEFTWGDFCDWYIELVKPRLLGENATSRKAAQQTLAYVLEGILKLFHPFMPHITEEIWHTLTQAGEDQYLAVQAYPEVDAAQIDAELEHQFDLLIGTIRTIRNLRAEADVKPGAKVQTILQSESDRERQILDQGQAYIQNLAKVETLSIVEKLESAPEAIAGVVGTVQVLVLLAGVVDVAALKAKLEKDLKKVEAEIAALSGRLSNSKFVDKAPADVVQSARDTLAEAEKQAEILKARLSQVS; encoded by the coding sequence ATGACTGCAACTATCCCGACCCTGGCCAGCCAGTACGACCCCTCCACAACTGAATCTAAGTGGCAAACAGCTTGGGAGCAAAACCAAGTATTTAAGGCTGACCCCAATCATGGTGGAGAGCCTTACTGCGTGGTGATTCCGCCACCCAACGTCACGGGTAGCTTGCACATGGGGCATGCCTTTGAGAGCTCACTGATTGATACCTTGGTGCGCTACCACCGGATGCTGGGCCGCAATACGCTTTGGTTGCCTGGGACTGACCACGCCAGTATTGCGGTGCAGACGATTCTAGACAAGCAACTCAAGGCAGAAGGCAAAACTCGCTACGACCTGGGCCGTGAGCAGTTTCTAGAGCGAGCTTGGCAGTGGAAAGCTGAATCTGGCGGCACGATCGTTAACCAACTCCGGCGCTTGGGGGTCTCGGTTGATTGGTCACGGGAACGCTTCACGATGGACGAAGGGCTGTCGCGTGCGGTCTTAACTGCGTTTGTGCAGCTTTATGAAGAAGGGCTAATCTATCGCGGTCAATATTTGGTCAACTGGTGCCCCGCCACCCAGTCGGCGGTGTCTGACTTGGAAGTAGAACCCCAAGAAGTTAATGGACATCTCTGGCACTTCCGCTATCCGCTCTCCGACGGTTCTGGTTATGTGGAAGTGGCAACGACTCGCCCTGAAACGATGCTGGGTGATACAGCGGTGGCGGTGAATCCCAATGACGATCGTTACAAGCATTTAATTGGCAAAACCCTCGCCCTGCCAATTATGAATCGGGAAATTCCGATCATTGGGGATGAGTACGTCGATGCCACCTTTGGGACGGGTTGCGTCAAAGTTACCCCTGCTCACGACCCCAACGATTTTGAGATGGGCAAGCGTCACAACCTGCCTTTCATCAACATCATGAACAAAGATGGCTCGATGAATGAAAATGCAGGGCCATTCCAGGGACAAGACCGCTTTGTGGCTCGTAAGAATGTCATCGCTCGTCTAGAAGAATTAGAGGTCCTCGTCAAGATTGAGGACTACAAGCACTCGGTTCCCTACAGCGATCGCGGCAAAGTTCCGGTAGAGCCGCTACTCTCGACCCAGTGGTTTGTCAAGATCAAGCCGATGTCCGAGCGGGCGCTGGAGTTTCTTAACCAAAAACAAGAGCCAGTCTTCGTGCCCGATCGCTGGACGAAGGTATACCGGGATTGGTTGGTGAGCTTGCGCGACTGGTGTATCTCACGGCAACTTTGGTGGGGGCATCAAATCCCTGCTTGGTACGCAGTGAGTGAAACCAATGGCGAGATTATGGACAACACGCCCTTTGTGGTTGCCCATAGCGAAGCAGAAGCGAGAGAAAAGGCGATCGCGAAATTTGGCGCGGATGTCCAACTAGCACAAGATCCGGATGTGCTAGATACTTGGTTCTCGTCAGGTCTGTGGCCGTTCTCGACTTTGGGTTGGCCAGAACAAACGGCAGATTTGCAACGCTACTACCCCACCACAACACTCGTGACTGGGTTTGACATTATCTTCTTCTGGGTGGCCCGGATGACGATGATGGCAGGACACTTTACCGGACAAATGCCGTTTGAGACCGTTTACATCCACGGTTTGGTGCGGGATGAAAACAATAAGAAGATGTCGAAGTCAGCCAACAACGGCATCGACCCCCTGTTGCTAATTAACAAATACGGCACCGATGCCCTACGTTACACGTTAATTAGGGAGGTCGTAGGTGCAGGCCAAGATATCCGTTTGGAGTACAACCGCAAAACCGATGAATCCGCCTCGGTAGAAGCGTCTCGCAACTTCACCAATAAGTTGTGGAATGCCTCTCGGTTCGTGATGATGAACCTGGAAGGTCAAACCCCGCAACAGTTAGGAGTTCCTAGTGAGAATTTAGAACTCAGCGATCGCTGGATTCTCTCCCGCTTCTATCAAGTAGTGCAGCAAACCCGCAACGACATCGACAACTTCGGGTTAGGCGAAGCGGCCAAGGGCTTGTATGAGTTCACCTGGGGCGACTTCTGCGATTGGTATATCGAACTCGTCAAGCCTCGCCTACTAGGAGAGAATGCAACCTCTCGCAAAGCAGCTCAGCAAACCTTAGCTTATGTTTTAGAAGGGATTCTCAAACTGTTCCATCCCTTTATGCCGCACATCACCGAGGAGATCTGGCACACGCTGACTCAAGCAGGCGAAGACCAATATTTGGCGGTGCAAGCCTATCCGGAAGTTGATGCCGCCCAAATTGATGCTGAACTAGAGCACCAGTTTGATCTTTTGATCGGCACCATTCGCACCATCCGTAACCTCCGGGCGGAAGCGGATGTCAAGCCAGGAGCTAAGGTACAAACCATTCTGCAAAGTGAGAGCGATCGCGAACGCCAAATCCTTGACCAGGGTCAAGCCTACATCCAAAACCTCGCCAAGGTAGAAACTCTCAGCATTGTGGAGAAGCTAGAATCTGCCCCAGAAGCGATCGCAGGTGTGGTTGGAACTGTGCAAGTTCTTGTGCTGCTCGCAGGTGTAGTGGATGTAGCTGCACTCAAGGCCAAGCTGGAGAAAGACCTCAAAAAGGTAGAAGCCGAGATCGCCGCACTCTCTGGTCGTCTCAGCAACTCCAAGTTTGTGGATAAAGCTCCTGCCGATGTTGTCCAAAGTGCACGAGATACTTTAGCTGAAGCGGAGAAACAAGCCGAGATCCTCAAAGCTCGATTGTCTCAAGTAAGTTAA